Within Leishmania infantum JPCM5 genome chromosome 35, the genomic segment CGATGGCGAaagatggagggagggaagccGGCCTCATCAAACTCATGGCCGCCCATGATCATAAACGCCAAGATGCGGATAAAGGTGCTCGTAAAGATGGGACGAAAGGGTAGCCCGCCAGATGGCTGAGCGCTCCATAGCAATCCGGCAAGGAGCGCTGGTCCGCTCGCGCAGCCGAAGCGCCAGGCCCCCAGGGATAGCCGAACTCTGATCGCGTGCGGAGGAGAGCGTTGTACAGCCAAGTACATATTTTTTTTTAATTTAGGACTTGGcaaagcagcagccagcATGGACGCCCAATTCGGTCACCATGCGAGCCCTCACGACAActgaaggggggggggcggactacgtgctgctgctgactaCAGCTTCATCTTTCCCTCAGCGAAGGGGTTGTAGAGAACGGTAACGTTAGTGATGCGAGCGCGGGACGCCAGCTGGACAACGTTCTTTTCGTCGACCTTTGCGGAAGCGACCTCCAATGCCGTCAGCACGGCGTCTCCGCACCtgggcgctgcgccgccaacTGCGTCAGGCTCAGCTGTGGCTAAAGAGCTTCCGGCCACCTCCCCTTCTGGGCAGCtcgccacctctgccaccACGGCGGCCTCAGAAGCCGAGTAGACACCGTTCAGGTCCACCACGCCGAAGGCAGTGTAAAAGCCATCGAAGGATGACTGCGGACTGGTAGTAATGAAAAACTGAGAGGCGTTCGTATCCGCCCTGGTGCCCTTGTGGGCCATGGAGAGGGTGccgcgctgtgc encodes:
- the CYP7 gene encoding putative cyclophilin 7, giving the protein MAVVLHTTVGDLPVLLHYQTCPLASFNFLALCASGYYDGCTFYRHFPGILLQTGDPTNTGKGGESIFAQLPFVANTADGDEGGDAVSSEAASVAAAGILPGRYFHDEGFGVTTHAQRGTLSMAHKGTRADTNASQFFITTSPQSSFDGFYTAFGVVDLNGVYSASEAAVVAEVASCPEGEVAGSSLATAEPDAVGGAAPRCGDAVLTALEVASAKVDEKNVVQLASRARITNVTVLYNPFAEGKMKL